In a single window of the Thermofilum uzonense genome:
- a CDS encoding NADH-quinone oxidoreductase subunit D-related protein translates to MGGTRVQSKNRVSLDDLLKEVEKLTSSGFTHLVAITAVDRGDKIEVIYHFSSLNGSIVHLSVEVSKQAPVVPTLTSIVPGAAYYERESEELFGLKVEGLHNTSQQRFILPDCYPQDAPPPLLKEVKSESIKEKIAKTQSCGPVQFTPLAPLSPENVVLPLGPYHPALKEPERFSLIVEGETIRKAYLRIGFVHRGVEKAAEGRTYLRDIFLLERVCGICSTHHAWTFVEAVEKLLSIDIPKRALYLRTLIAELERIHSHSLWLGLVGYWMGFETMFMWVWSLRETILDLLEEATGNRVHKSFVTIGGVRKDIDDAKLKKMSLKVGEFSKQIENVIETAMSSDLFVERTRNIGVYTLDQARKYVTVGPVRRAAGDPYDIRKIEPYGAYGDLEFETITSDRGDVYSLVLCRLKELIESARIISQITEKTPSGNPVPSKYFMGTVPAGESYARTEAPRGELFYYVISNNTHSPYRVKIRTPTLPNIQLAAILLEGAALSDLPLIVTSIDPCFSCMDRVQVYNQSDGTVKVLSLEDFTKKRGASSW, encoded by the coding sequence ATGGGGGGAACACGAGTCCAGAGTAAGAATAGGGTTAGCCTAGACGATTTACTAAAGGAGGTGGAAAAACTAACAAGCTCCGGCTTCACCCACCTAGTAGCTATTACAGCCGTCGATAGAGGAGATAAAATAGAGGTGATATATCATTTCTCAAGCCTTAATGGGTCAATCGTTCATTTATCAGTAGAAGTATCAAAACAAGCACCCGTTGTTCCAACTCTCACATCAATAGTCCCTGGAGCAGCATATTATGAGAGAGAGTCTGAAGAACTCTTCGGCCTTAAAGTAGAAGGGTTGCATAATACCAGCCAGCAACGATTCATACTACCAGACTGTTACCCACAGGACGCTCCACCCCCTCTCCTTAAGGAGGTGAAAAGTGAATCAATCAAAGAAAAAATCGCGAAAACACAAAGTTGCGGCCCAGTACAATTTACACCCTTGGCACCTTTATCCCCTGAGAACGTGGTTCTCCCGCTGGGTCCATATCACCCTGCGTTAAAGGAGCCGGAGCGTTTCAGCTTAATTGTAGAGGGTGAGACTATACGGAAAGCTTACCTGAGGATAGGCTTCGTACACAGGGGGGTAGAGAAAGCAGCTGAGGGAAGAACGTATCTCCGCGACATATTCCTTTTAGAAAGGGTTTGTGGGATTTGCAGCACACATCATGCATGGACCTTTGTAGAGGCGGTCGAAAAACTACTCAGCATAGATATACCTAAGCGGGCTCTCTATCTTCGAACACTGATAGCCGAGTTGGAAAGGATACACTCACACTCGTTGTGGCTTGGGCTTGTAGGCTACTGGATGGGGTTTGAGACCATGTTTATGTGGGTGTGGAGCCTACGTGAGACTATTCTAGATTTGCTAGAAGAGGCTACCGGTAACAGAGTACACAAGTCGTTTGTAACCATAGGAGGGGTTCGTAAAGACATAGATGACGCAAAACTGAAGAAGATGTCCCTTAAAGTCGGCGAGTTTTCAAAGCAAATAGAAAATGTTATCGAAACCGCTATGTCTAGCGATCTCTTCGTAGAGAGAACACGAAACATTGGCGTATACACACTAGACCAGGCGCGCAAATATGTGACCGTTGGTCCCGTTAGGCGAGCCGCGGGCGACCCCTACGATATTCGAAAAATAGAACCATATGGAGCCTATGGAGACCTGGAATTTGAGACTATAACCTCAGATAGAGGCGATGTCTATAGTCTGGTATTATGTCGTCTTAAAGAACTTATTGAATCAGCACGCATTATTTCGCAAATAACAGAAAAAACTCCAAGCGGAAACCCTGTACCCTCCAAGTATTTCATGGGTACTGTTCCTGCAGGGGAATCCTATGCACGGACAGAGGCCCCAAGAGGCGAGCTTTTTTATTACGTGATATCAAATAATACTCATAGCCCCTATCGTGTCAAAATTAGGACACCGACTCTCCCAAACATACAACTTGCCGCCATCCTCCTTGAAGGAGCCGCTCTCTCAGATCTCCCACTTATAGTGACCAGTATCGACCCCTGTTTCAGCTGCATGGATCGCGTGCAAGTCTATAACCAATCGGACGGGACGGTCAAGGTATTGTCTCTAGAAGATTTCACTAAGAAGAGAGGTGCGAGTTCATGGTGA
- a CDS encoding NADH-quinone oxidoreductase subunit B family protein codes for MVKLSLLQRKSLWLYHFNSGGCNGCDIELVAFLTSRYDPERLGVQLVPSPRHADVLVVTGPVTSQVVPALRSIYDQIPYPKYVVALGTCACSGGVFADCYNVLGGAGEVVPVDVKIPGCPASPRALLKALSKVVGVSNHGGNTSPE; via the coding sequence ATGGTGAAGCTATCGCTCCTGCAGAGGAAAAGCCTCTGGCTTTATCATTTCAACTCAGGTGGGTGCAATGGATGCGATATAGAGCTTGTGGCATTTCTCACCTCTAGATACGATCCCGAGCGTCTTGGGGTACAACTAGTTCCTAGCCCCCGCCACGCTGACGTACTTGTTGTTACTGGCCCCGTTACATCTCAAGTCGTGCCGGCTTTACGCTCTATATATGATCAAATTCCTTATCCCAAATATGTTGTAGCCCTAGGTACATGTGCTTGTTCTGGAGGTGTTTTTGCCGACTGTTATAATGTTCTGGGAGGAGCAGGTGAGGTAGTCCCCGTGGACGTCAAGATCCCGGGGTGTCCTGCCAGTCCACGCGCGCTTTTAAAAGCGCTATCTAAGGTCGTGGGGGTGTCTAATCATGGGGGGAACACGAGTCCAGAGTAA